The Acidobacteriota bacterium genomic interval GAGCACTTGTTGACGCACGTATCCGGGCTGCGGCCCGGCCTGCCCCTCGAGGAGGAGTTCGAGGGCACCGGCGAGGCGTTGCGGCGCGTGTTCGCCGAGCGCCTCGAGGCGCCCCCGGGCGAGGCGTTCATCTACAGCGACCTCAACTTCCTGCTGCTCGGCGAGATCGTCCGGCGGGTGAGCGGGACGCCGCTCGACGTCTTCGCGGCGGAGCGGTTGTTCGTTCCGCTCGAGATGCTCGACACATCTTTCCGACCGGGTGGCGATCGCGTAGCGCGCATTGCCCCAACCGAGGCGTGCACGCCCCGCGGCTGGCCGTGCGGCGGACCCGGGGCGGTCATGCTGCGGGGCACCGTGCACGATCCGACCGCGCGGCGGATGGGGGGCGTGGCGGGGCACGCCGGATTGTTCGGCACGGCCGACGATCTGGCTCGTTTCGGTGCGATGCTGCTTGCCGGCGGCCGAGCGCCGTCCGGCGCCGCGCTGCTGTCGCCGCTCACCGTGGCCCGCATGACGAGGCCTTCGACGCCCGCACGCCTGCAGGACGTGCGCGGGCTCGGCTGGGACATCGACTCGCGCTACTCGAGCAACCGCGGGGATCTCTTCGCCCGCGGGTCCTACGGCCACACCGGTTTCACGGGAACCTCCATCTGGATCGATCCGCAGACGGAGACCGTCGTCGTCTTTCTGTCGAGTCGAGTGCATCCGGACGGGGGCGGCGACGTGGTCCGCCTGCGCGGCTTGGTGGCCACCCTCGCCGCGGCGGCAGTCGGCGTGGCGCGGTAGCGCCCCGAAACGCCTCGCAGGCTCGGAATCTCGGCCCATCCCCCCCCCGCTCCACGACCTTGCGCCGCAGAACTTCGCTTCGCTTCGTTCTGCCGCGCAAGCCCCTAGCCGGCCGGTCGCTCACATCCGGTACAGCATCCAGTAGACGATCACGCCGGTCACCGACACGTACAGCCAGACCGGCAACGTCCAGCGGGCGATCGCCGCATGGGCCGCGAAACGCCCGCGCAGCGCGCGGATCAGGGTCACGAGGGCCAGCGGCAATATGAGCGCCGCAAGCACGATGTGGCTGATCAGCACGGTGAAGTACACGAAGCGGATCGGCCCCTGTCCGGTGAATGCCACCGAGCCGACGTTGAGGTGGTAGACGACGTACGAGGCCAGGAAGAGGGTCGAAGTGGCGCAGGCGGCGAGCATGCACGCGCGGTGCTGCTCGGTCCGGCCGGTCCTGATCAGGATGTAGCCGGTCGCCAGCAGCGTGGCCGAGACGGCATTCAGCGTGGCGTTCACACCGGGCAGATCGGTGACGTCGAGCACGCGGGCGGCCTCAGGGTGCGGGGGTTGCCAGCAACGAGATCCAGAAAAACGGCAGATACACCAGCGAACCGACGAAGAGGGCTCGCGCCCGCGCCTCGCAAGGCTGCGCCAGAAAGCGGATGGCCAGGGCCAGGAAGAGCGCGCCCAGGGCGCCGGCGATCATGACATGCTGCGGCCCCGCCATCCCGGCCGCCGTCGGGGCCAGGCTCAGGGGGATGAGCGCCGCGGTGAAGAGGAGCGCGTGCAACGCCGTGCGCCGGCCCTCGGGGTCCCGAGTGGCCACCAGGGGCAGGCCGGCGCGGCCGAAGTCTTCCCGGTAGAGCCAGGACAGTGCGTGGAAATGCGGCAGTTGCCAGAGGAAGACGATGCCGAACAGGATCCACGCCTCCACCGTCAGGGCGCCGCGCGCGGCGGTCCAGCCGATCACGGGTGGCAGTGCGCCCGGCACGGCGCCGATCAGGGTGGCCCACGCGGTCCTCCGCTTGAGCGGCGTGTAGATGCCGGCGTAGCTGATCAACGTGGCCAGGGCGACCAGGGCGGTGAGCGTGTTGACGCGCAGCGCGAGCTCGATCAGGCCGGCCGCGCTGAGTGTCGCGGCGAAGAGCCGGCCCTCGGTCGGCGTGAGACGGCCGGCGGCCATGGGGCGCAGCCGGGTGCGCAGCATCACTTCGTCGATGTCCCGCTCGGCGACCTGGTTGAAGGCCGCCGCGCCGCCCGCCACCAGCGCCGACCCGACCAGCACGTGGAGCGCGACCGCGAGGTCGGGCGCCGCGGCGCCGAGGTAGTAGCCGACGCCGGCCGTCACCACCACGAGCGAATTGAGCCGCGGCTTCGTGAGCGCCAGGTAGTCCGCAATGCGGTTCGACGTCGCCGGCATCGTCGCCGCATCGCTCTTCACGCCCGCGCCTCCGAGCCTGCGCCGATCGGCTCCGCCGCGTCGCTCGACGCCGGGCGGACGTCGGCCCCGGCGTCCGCGAACCGCTCCCGGTGCACGCGTAACGCGAGCACGACCGACGCGGCGAACGCGACGGCTCCAACGGCCACGTGGGCGGTGTTCACCGCCACCTGCCGGCCGCTCAGCACGGTCCAGGCGCCCAGGCCCACCTGCACGAGCACGAGCGCGGAGAGCACGAGCGCGGGCCGCGTCAGTTCACGTCGTCCCGGATGATGGAACAGCAGGTGTCCTGCTGTCGCGATCACGATGGTCGTCACCACCAGCGCGCCCACGCGGTGGGCGAAGTGGATGGCGATGCCGGTGGTCCACTGCGGCGGAACGAGGTGTCCGAAGGCGAGCGGGAAATCGGGAATCGCGAGGCCGGCCCCGGTATGGCGCATCGTCGCGCCGATCAGGATCTGTGCATAGATGACCGCCGGCGCGGCCAGCGCGAGCCGCGCCAGGACAGGATCGTTGCGTGCGCCGCACGCGTCGGGACCTGTACGCCAGCCCGGCGAAGTGAACAGCGTCAGGCTCACCACGAGCGCAAAGAAGATCTGCGCCAGACCCGCGTGGCTGATGGAGACGGGAGCGGGCAGAAAGTACAGGACAGTTATCCCGCCGAGCAGCCCTTGTATGACGACCGCCGCCAGCGCGGTCCACCCCAGGCGGCGGACCCAGCGTCGCGGCTCGATGCACGCCAACCAGAAAGCCAGCCCGATGGTCAGCAGACCGACCGTGCTTGCGATAAGACGATGGCCGTGCTCGTAGAAGATGCCGCCCACCATCTGCGAGAGGGGGAAGGCGAACATGAAGGTGCCGTAGGTGTTCGGCCAGTCCGGAACGGCCAGCCCGGAACCGGTGCTGGTGACCAGGCCGCCGGCCACGATGAGCAGCAGAGACGCCGCGACGACGAACCTCAGATAGAAGTGCAGCCAGCGCATGAGCGGCGGCCGCGCGGGGCCGCGACGGAACGTACCGGGCCGGGGCGCCCGCGACCGAACGACCCCGACCCGATCGATTCCCCAGGTGTCGACCGGTTCGAAACTAACCGACGGTGAACGTGAACGAAACGTTGGCGGTTGCGCCGTCGCCGACCGTCACGTTCTGCGTCTGCTCACCCAGCATCTCGTGCCATGCCGCGATGACGTAGTTTCCGGCCGGCAGGTTGCCGATGTCGAACCCGCCGTCGGGGCCCGTCGTCACGAAGTACGGATGGTCGAGCACGCCGACGTAGGCGTTCATCCAGCCGTGCACGTCGCACTTGAAGGGCACCATCGGCGAACCGTCCAGGGCGACCTCGACCTGGTCGAACGTCCGCTCCATCGACATGCCCTGAATCGGCTGGCCCGTGTTGAACTCGGGGTTGACGGCCGGCGTGGCGTGGATGTTGTGCAGCGTGGGATCGGAGTTGGTGATCTGCACGGTCTGGCCGACCTGCACGCCGAAGATGTGCGGCGTATAGCGGCAGCCCTGCTGGTCGAGGACGACGGTCTCGCCGGACGCGGGGTACGACCCCGATAGGCCTTCCTTCACGTACACGAACACGTTGCCGAGCCCGCCGCCGTCGC includes:
- a CDS encoding beta-lactamase family protein codes for the protein MLVAPPAPAAARSAVQEREGPAPALDAARLARIDAVVRDAIAAGQLPGAVVLVAHAGRTVYRQAFGHRAVSPVREPMTVDTIFDLASLTKAVATAPSVMVLVEEGVVRLRDRVARYLPGFQRHGKDAVTIEHLLTHVSGLRPGLPLEEEFEGTGEALRRVFAERLEAPPGEAFIYSDLNFLLLGEIVRRVSGTPLDVFAAERLFVPLEMLDTSFRPGGDRVARIAPTEACTPRGWPCGGPGAVMLRGTVHDPTARRMGGVAGHAGLFGTADDLARFGAMLLAGGRAPSGAALLSPLTVARMTRPSTPARLQDVRGLGWDIDSRYSSNRGDLFARGSYGHTGFTGTSIWIDPQTETVVVFLSSRVHPDGGGDVVRLRGLVATLAAAAVGVAR
- a CDS encoding DUF420 domain-containing protein; the protein is MLDVTDLPGVNATLNAVSATLLATGYILIRTGRTEQHRACMLAACATSTLFLASYVVYHLNVGSVAFTGQGPIRFVYFTVLISHIVLAALILPLALVTLIRALRGRFAAHAAIARWTLPVWLYVSVTGVIVYWMLYRM
- the cyoE gene encoding protoheme IX farnesyltransferase gives rise to the protein MKSDAATMPATSNRIADYLALTKPRLNSLVVVTAGVGYYLGAAAPDLAVALHVLVGSALVAGGAAAFNQVAERDIDEVMLRTRLRPMAAGRLTPTEGRLFAATLSAAGLIELALRVNTLTALVALATLISYAGIYTPLKRRTAWATLIGAVPGALPPVIGWTAARGALTVEAWILFGIVFLWQLPHFHALSWLYREDFGRAGLPLVATRDPEGRRTALHALLFTAALIPLSLAPTAAGMAGPQHVMIAGALGALFLALAIRFLAQPCEARARALFVGSLVYLPFFWISLLATPAP
- a CDS encoding heme A synthase, which encodes MRWLHFYLRFVVAASLLLIVAGGLVTSTGSGLAVPDWPNTYGTFMFAFPLSQMVGGIFYEHGHRLIASTVGLLTIGLAFWLACIEPRRWVRRLGWTALAAVVIQGLLGGITVLYFLPAPVSISHAGLAQIFFALVVSLTLFTSPGWRTGPDACGARNDPVLARLALAAPAVIYAQILIGATMRHTGAGLAIPDFPLAFGHLVPPQWTTGIAIHFAHRVGALVVTTIVIATAGHLLFHHPGRRELTRPALVLSALVLVQVGLGAWTVLSGRQVAVNTAHVAVGAVAFAASVVLALRVHRERFADAGADVRPASSDAAEPIGAGSEARA